The Metabacillus litoralis genome contains a region encoding:
- a CDS encoding LacI family DNA-binding transcriptional regulator: MVRIVDVAKKANVSTATVSRVISKPDTVREETINKVLRAIKELNYHPNVLARQLRTSETKTVIVVIPDISNPFFSKVLRGIENLASANGYQVLLGDAGNDSEQESRYLDMLRQKKADGMILLTAKMKAELVEEMANEFPVVLACEYIEGSSIPTISIDNVSSARKATEYLIQLGHRRIGTISGPLDSVLGQDRLKGFYQAMARYSLSIDPVLVQEGQFNYESGFNLMKKFLALNRIPTGVFAANDEMALGAIRAIRTMNLRVPEDISVIGFDDIHFSSIFEPALTTISQPAFEIGSKAMELLIMLMDKKRIEKNQYILDDSLVIRESCSKINKSLQD; this comes from the coding sequence ATGGTTAGAATCGTAGATGTTGCAAAGAAGGCAAATGTTTCCACTGCTACAGTCTCTAGAGTCATAAGTAAGCCTGATACTGTAAGAGAGGAAACAATTAACAAAGTATTAAGAGCCATTAAAGAATTAAACTATCATCCAAATGTTTTAGCACGTCAGCTAAGGACTTCAGAAACTAAAACAGTGATTGTTGTGATCCCGGATATATCTAATCCTTTCTTTTCGAAGGTTCTACGAGGAATAGAAAATCTTGCATCAGCTAATGGATATCAAGTTTTACTTGGTGATGCTGGGAATGATAGTGAACAGGAAAGTCGGTATTTAGATATGCTCCGTCAAAAAAAAGCAGACGGAATGATCTTATTAACAGCAAAGATGAAAGCAGAGCTTGTCGAAGAAATGGCAAATGAATTTCCTGTAGTACTTGCCTGTGAATATATTGAAGGCTCTTCTATTCCAACCATTTCAATCGACAATGTTAGCAGTGCTAGAAAAGCAACAGAATATTTAATTCAGTTAGGACACCGAAGAATAGGAACTATTTCTGGGCCACTTGATAGTGTATTAGGACAGGATCGATTAAAGGGTTTTTACCAGGCGATGGCAAGGTATAGCTTATCAATAGATCCAGTACTAGTACAAGAAGGCCAATTTAATTATGAAAGCGGATTTAATCTAATGAAGAAGTTTTTAGCGCTCAATAGAATCCCAACCGGAGTATTTGCAGCGAATGATGAAATGGCTTTGGGTGCCATTAGAGCCATAAGAACAATGAACCTTAGAGTACCTGAAGACATCTCGGTTATTGGATTCGATGATATTCATTTTTCTTCTATTTTCGAGCCTGCTTTGACCACAATCTCACAACCAGCTTTTGAAATAGGGTCTAAAGCGATGGAACTATTAATTATGCTAATGGATAAAAAGAGAATCGAGAAAAATCAATATATTTTAGATGACAGTCTTGTCATAAGAGAATCATGCTCAAAAATCAATAAATCATTACAAGATTAA
- a CDS encoding ABC transporter substrate-binding protein has translation MTKHYTLLIFIIVSSIILTACSQQLRKREEAKEENKEVEVKEQISLNGVFLNTTWGEVTQKLAEEYENETGVSVNIELVGRDMIFQKLALSIAGNANYDLFNVDYNWVPELVSTNSLLPLETYIEKNKVDTEGFLPRALALTQWNGENGGYGEGGNIYGLPQTIHPHILWYRSDLFEHEKLKSEFKAIYGYDLSPPKKMQQFRDMAKFFNGKMVNGKKIYGWAGQASEGFGNVHTWLTFVYSNGGDVIDWNKMTSSLSTPEVIEATKTWIDLLQFSPPGINDYTFSEVSADAAEGNVAMAIHWSWAADKVDDRAYSNTVGQWEFVQTPAMKSSVPHLAGWSIVIPRTSKYPEEAFKFMVWLESKQNDVRQAQMGGGDPVRLSSYLVPTLKQLKVEGTDVNKFRRYEAVNEAMKTAKARPFFPQEEQWESVVTGYLHDAQLGKMSVEEALMKADEAVNNLLR, from the coding sequence TTGACTAAGCACTATACTCTCTTGATTTTTATTATTGTGAGTTCTATTATTTTAACGGCTTGCAGTCAACAATTAAGAAAGCGAGAAGAGGCTAAAGAAGAAAATAAAGAAGTCGAAGTGAAAGAACAGATATCCTTAAATGGTGTTTTTCTTAATACGACATGGGGAGAGGTAACCCAAAAGTTAGCGGAAGAATATGAGAACGAAACAGGAGTATCTGTCAATATTGAGTTAGTAGGACGTGACATGATTTTTCAAAAATTAGCTCTTTCGATCGCTGGTAATGCTAATTATGACCTTTTTAATGTTGATTACAACTGGGTGCCTGAACTTGTCTCTACAAATAGCTTACTACCCTTAGAAACCTATATAGAAAAAAACAAAGTAGATACCGAAGGTTTTTTGCCTAGAGCACTAGCTCTTACACAATGGAATGGAGAAAACGGTGGATATGGTGAGGGCGGCAATATATATGGATTGCCACAGACGATACACCCTCATATCCTTTGGTACCGATCTGATTTATTTGAGCATGAAAAACTGAAATCAGAGTTTAAAGCCATATACGGGTATGACTTATCTCCGCCCAAAAAAATGCAGCAATTTCGTGATATGGCTAAATTTTTTAATGGGAAAATGGTGAACGGGAAAAAAATTTATGGCTGGGCTGGACAAGCTAGTGAAGGATTCGGCAATGTGCATACATGGTTAACATTTGTCTACTCTAACGGCGGAGATGTTATTGATTGGAATAAGATGACATCATCATTATCAACTCCAGAAGTCATAGAGGCGACAAAGACGTGGATTGACCTACTGCAATTCTCTCCTCCAGGTATAAATGATTATACCTTTTCAGAAGTATCAGCTGATGCTGCAGAAGGAAATGTTGCAATGGCTATACACTGGTCTTGGGCCGCTGATAAGGTAGACGATCGGGCATATTCTAATACTGTTGGTCAATGGGAATTTGTCCAAACACCTGCAATGAAATCATCTGTCCCACACCTTGCTGGCTGGTCAATTGTTATTCCTAGAACGTCAAAGTATCCTGAAGAAGCGTTTAAATTTATGGTTTGGTTAGAAAGTAAACAAAATGATGTTAGACAAGCTCAGATGGGCGGGGGAGATCCAGTCCGACTCTCTTCCTATTTAGTCCCAACTCTTAAGCAGTTGAAAGTTGAGGGAACTGATGTTAACAAATTTCGCCGATACGAAGCAGTAAATGAAGCAATGAAGACAGCAAAAGCTCGTCCATTTTTCCCACAGGAAGAACAATGGGAAAGTGTTGTAACCGGTTATTTACACGATGCCCAGCTAGGGAAAATGTCAGTTGAAGAAGCATTAATGAAGGCTGATGAAGCTGTAAATAATTTGTTGAGATAA
- a CDS encoding CBO0543 family protein has product MGQKFEINLIKFLYFFGISSFIYLIKKPLAKDWLLTFFIKSYYASLVDNLVVNKGYVQYPTRFPKQVKTSVLFDYLLFPITCVFYNQHTKDSRLIKCLIKVLFFSVPMTIAELWLEKNTQLVKYKNGWNWKTTFYSLSFSFLMVRFTMSVIRRIFNNKYELS; this is encoded by the coding sequence ATGGGTCAAAAATTTGAAATAAATCTTATAAAATTCCTTTATTTTTTTGGTATTAGCTCTTTTATATATTTAATAAAAAAACCACTTGCAAAGGACTGGCTCCTTACTTTCTTTATAAAAAGTTACTATGCATCATTGGTCGATAATCTGGTTGTAAATAAAGGCTATGTTCAATATCCGACCCGATTTCCAAAACAAGTTAAAACAAGTGTGTTGTTCGATTACTTACTTTTCCCAATTACTTGTGTCTTTTATAATCAACATACTAAAGATTCTCGCCTTATTAAGTGCCTTATAAAAGTTCTGTTTTTCAGTGTACCAATGACTATTGCCGAGCTATGGCTAGAAAAAAATACACAACTTGTTAAATATAAAAATGGATGGAACTGGAAAACCACTTTTTATTCTCTCTCATTTTCCTTTTTAATGGTTAGATTTACAATGTCTGTTATAAGAAGAATTTTCAATAATAAGTACGAGTTATCATAG
- a CDS encoding response regulator codes for MRLLLIEDEPDSLIGMKMAIDSLYNVEVEVHTSNNAEDAREVIFKYYPELIITDIMLPGISGLDLVEEVVTSEYQPKVIVVSGFDDFDYARRSIRFGAVDYLLKPYSTKEFTEKVNRTLSMIKEEKEQLHYTEQQKSFAEIGTRSMRDNYLVEFCLIRTPLEEHLYHRLCLWDIDWLANKSFSLLIFDVKGYPDGKPFTEENQLKTFVIGNIMQDVIRDQMHSLLFKDPKNRWVLLTTIDDTEEMARSIHNKVKEYQKIELAIGISTKVSSFEEMHAAYSSTLKEFQISSLTNREDYLKSDHLMSTDLTTANHLASLVINKDEESIRQVVKIFFQQVILLDGLESRDDITRKTLNYLSQILASISEQTSKELKAIPMSVWEKVDECTTLEEYEKVLSEYLTSVSHEVSTHATNSIIERAIQIIHSSYMEDLSLQMIADELSLHPVWLSQLFKKETGQTYMDFLTETRIKKAKTLLRETSMKVYEIAEAVGYQNLQHFGTIFKKRTSQTPKEYRYGK; via the coding sequence TTGAGGTTATTATTAATTGAAGATGAGCCAGATTCCTTAATAGGTATGAAAATGGCTATTGATTCTCTATATAATGTTGAAGTAGAAGTGCATACCTCAAATAATGCGGAAGATGCAAGAGAGGTAATCTTTAAATACTATCCTGAATTAATTATTACTGATATTATGCTTCCTGGTATATCTGGTCTTGATTTAGTTGAAGAAGTTGTAACTAGTGAGTACCAACCAAAGGTTATAGTTGTAAGCGGTTTCGATGATTTTGATTATGCGAGGAGAAGTATACGGTTCGGTGCAGTTGATTATTTATTGAAACCATATAGTACAAAGGAGTTTACAGAAAAGGTAAACAGGACTCTTTCAATGATAAAAGAGGAAAAAGAACAACTTCACTATACTGAGCAGCAGAAATCATTTGCAGAGATTGGAACACGTTCCATGAGGGACAACTATTTAGTCGAGTTTTGTTTAATAAGAACACCTCTTGAAGAACATCTCTATCATAGACTGTGTTTATGGGATATTGATTGGTTAGCGAATAAATCCTTTTCACTCCTTATTTTTGATGTAAAGGGCTATCCTGACGGGAAACCTTTTACAGAAGAAAATCAATTAAAGACTTTTGTTATAGGAAATATTATGCAGGATGTGATCCGAGATCAAATGCACTCACTCCTTTTTAAAGATCCTAAAAATCGATGGGTATTATTAACCACTATTGACGATACCGAGGAAATGGCTAGGTCTATTCACAATAAGGTAAAAGAATATCAAAAAATCGAGTTAGCAATAGGCATTAGCACAAAGGTATCATCATTTGAGGAAATGCATGCAGCTTACAGCTCTACACTAAAAGAATTTCAAATAAGTTCTCTAACAAATCGCGAGGATTATTTAAAATCTGATCATCTGATGTCTACAGACCTTACCACTGCTAACCATTTAGCATCATTAGTTATAAATAAGGATGAAGAAAGCATTCGTCAGGTGGTAAAGATTTTCTTTCAACAGGTCATATTACTCGATGGACTTGAATCAAGAGACGATATCACGCGAAAAACATTAAACTACTTGTCACAAATCCTTGCAAGTATAAGTGAACAAACCTCAAAGGAGCTTAAAGCAATTCCAATGAGTGTATGGGAAAAGGTGGATGAATGCACTACATTAGAAGAATATGAAAAGGTCTTATCTGAGTATTTAACGAGTGTTAGTCATGAGGTTTCAACACATGCTACCAATTCAATCATTGAAAGAGCCATTCAAATAATTCATTCTAGTTACATGGAGGATTTGAGCTTACAAATGATCGCAGACGAGCTATCCTTACATCCAGTCTGGCTAAGTCAGTTGTTTAAAAAAGAAACTGGACAAACATATATGGATTTTTTAACAGAGACGCGGATTAAAAAAGCGAAAACACTTCTAAGAGAAACAAGCATGAAAGTGTATGAGATAGCGGAAGCTGTAGGTTATCAAAATTTACAGCATTTCGGTACTATTTTTAAAAAAAGAACAAGTCAAACACCCAAAGAGTATAGGTACGGAAAATGA
- a CDS encoding S24 family peptidase: MNYYDMLNMMVEESTLTLKEIAEKCVTYGVKVNPSYISKLKSGKQPPASDEVNIALAKSCGYEDEVDSFLFESYLEKAPEYIKDFLNELITLFRTTIKITFEKQFPSEMIHILQMQLDQFSNYEILTQSIEQLRNTTLVTDVDALSNQQVINTTLKMNDTSMEPLIPKGSILHIRKDNEIINDDIIVIEKNGDFLVRRIFFIEENKFLYSINKSYKSEFLNDNIINIIGKVEKITIEL; the protein is encoded by the coding sequence TTGAATTACTACGATATGTTAAATATGATGGTAGAAGAAAGTACGCTGACCTTAAAAGAAATAGCAGAGAAATGTGTAACATATGGGGTTAAAGTTAATCCTTCGTATATAAGTAAATTAAAGAGTGGAAAACAACCACCTGCTTCAGACGAAGTAAATATTGCTTTAGCAAAATCATGTGGATATGAAGACGAAGTAGATTCTTTTTTATTTGAATCATATCTAGAAAAGGCTCCAGAATATATTAAAGACTTTTTAAATGAATTAATAACCTTATTTAGAACAACAATAAAAATCACATTTGAAAAGCAGTTTCCTAGTGAAATGATTCATATTTTACAAATGCAATTAGATCAATTCTCAAACTATGAAATCTTAACACAATCTATTGAGCAGTTAAGAAACACAACGTTAGTAACAGATGTCGATGCATTGAGTAATCAACAAGTAATTAACACTACATTAAAGATGAATGATACCTCTATGGAACCACTGATTCCCAAGGGATCAATACTACATATAAGAAAAGATAATGAAATTATTAATGATGATATTATTGTTATTGAAAAAAATGGTGACTTTCTAGTCAGAAGGATATTTTTTATTGAAGAAAATAAATTCTTGTATAGTATTAATAAATCTTATAAATCAGAATTTCTCAACGATAATATAATAAACATAATTGGTAAGGTTGAAAAAATAACTATTGAACTTTAA
- a CDS encoding AAA family ATPase, giving the protein MFSFSNMISDIYKEYNTFSKSEIEDLLFIDDIDKDSPISQNNRLRINKLIIKGEKNTGEIIEFSKDFYSGVNVIFAENGKGKSSLFKIIKFGLTGDKESIKKDVLKWLNEVSLEFNIGETTYTTYIDLSGKRTQGVLYRKSINEILAAGENIERISIIFETKTDKDFKEFMQEFIYNQFSYYSLKWTSGNKDTIDLIENQTSWKTYYKSIYLESKDYNVLFLNSDFGSQGKKILEMLLGLRLTYAINYLTQKKDHLANSQNKQDYLMKQNNDQINVEELIEELESIEEDISKLQEDKKKTFRKSLDIEKYNSLSNDLKTVNDELQKAINEKEELEKQLNQTNRRLIRLEEEREFGAFFSNLEIKMCPRCEHTIQSNKKEVEKSDHKCMLCEHELEDASPEQKEIIDIKINELKKEAETLATAIELLIGRIDDKQQISEQYLIEIQKIESNIETVDFLNDDIDTLSNLIQQKVEIEYQIKMNSFANKDDSQNLDEKIKVLEHAIKYLNSHRLELSKEILKSLEELILSQINKFGLTNVTDVVISKNLDIQFLQNGELNKFSELTEGEQLRAKIAFYLGLMLLDINYGMGRHPRLLIIDSPGKEEVISKDLISLASIFKEIEESYSDKLQIIIGTALEELVDASASQKVLKRGNEEFVF; this is encoded by the coding sequence GTGTTTAGTTTTAGTAATATGATAAGTGATATTTACAAAGAGTACAATACTTTTTCAAAGAGTGAAATTGAAGATTTATTATTTATAGATGACATTGACAAAGATAGTCCAATCTCACAGAATAACAGACTTAGAATAAACAAGCTAATTATTAAAGGTGAGAAAAATACGGGAGAGATTATTGAGTTTAGTAAAGACTTTTATAGTGGAGTAAATGTCATATTTGCAGAAAACGGAAAAGGGAAGTCTTCACTATTTAAAATAATAAAGTTCGGATTAACTGGAGACAAGGAGTCTATCAAAAAAGATGTATTAAAGTGGCTAAATGAAGTGTCTCTTGAGTTTAATATTGGAGAAACTACATATACAACTTATATTGATTTATCTGGAAAAAGAACTCAGGGTGTACTATATAGAAAATCAATAAATGAGATTTTAGCAGCTGGAGAGAATATCGAAAGAATATCAATTATTTTTGAAACAAAAACTGATAAAGATTTTAAAGAATTTATGCAAGAATTCATTTATAATCAATTCTCATATTATAGTCTTAAATGGACAAGTGGAAATAAGGACACAATAGACTTAATTGAAAATCAAACTAGTTGGAAAACATACTATAAATCAATATACTTGGAATCAAAAGATTACAATGTACTTTTTTTGAATTCAGATTTTGGTTCTCAAGGGAAAAAGATTCTTGAAATGTTACTAGGTCTTAGGCTAACTTATGCTATTAATTATTTAACTCAGAAAAAAGATCACCTAGCAAATTCTCAAAATAAACAAGACTATTTAATGAAGCAAAATAACGATCAGATAAATGTGGAAGAACTTATTGAAGAGTTGGAAAGTATAGAAGAGGACATTAGTAAGTTACAGGAAGATAAAAAGAAAACTTTTAGAAAAAGCTTAGATATAGAAAAGTATAATAGCTTATCAAATGACCTCAAAACTGTAAATGACGAATTGCAGAAGGCAATAAATGAAAAAGAAGAACTAGAAAAACAGCTGAATCAAACTAATAGGAGACTTATAAGGCTTGAAGAAGAAAGGGAATTTGGAGCTTTTTTTAGTAATTTAGAAATAAAAATGTGTCCTAGATGCGAACACACAATACAATCTAATAAAAAAGAAGTTGAAAAATCAGATCACAAATGTATGTTATGTGAGCATGAATTAGAGGACGCATCTCCAGAGCAAAAAGAGATCATTGATATAAAAATAAACGAACTTAAGAAAGAAGCTGAAACTCTAGCAACAGCTATAGAATTATTAATAGGTAGAATTGATGATAAACAACAAATATCTGAGCAATATTTAATTGAAATACAAAAAATTGAGAGTAACATAGAAACTGTAGATTTTTTAAATGATGATATAGATACTTTGTCTAACTTAATTCAACAAAAAGTTGAGATTGAATATCAGATAAAAATGAATTCTTTTGCTAATAAAGATGATTCACAAAATCTCGATGAAAAAATAAAAGTACTTGAACATGCAATTAAGTATTTAAACAGTCATAGACTGGAACTAAGTAAAGAAATATTAAAAAGTCTAGAGGAATTAATACTAAGCCAAATAAATAAATTCGGATTAACTAATGTAACTGATGTAGTGATTAGTAAAAATTTAGATATTCAGTTTTTACAGAATGGTGAATTAAATAAATTTAGTGAACTAACAGAAGGTGAGCAGCTGCGTGCAAAAATAGCATTTTACCTTGGTTTAATGTTATTAGATATTAATTATGGAATGGGTAGGCATCCTAGATTATTAATTATTGATTCTCCTGGTAAAGAAGAGGTTATTAGTAAAGACTTGATAAGTCTTGCTAGTATATTTAAGGAAATAGAAGAGAGCTACTCAGACAAATTACAAATAATAATTGGTACTGCTTTAGAAGAGTTAGTTGATGCGAGTGCGTCCCAGAAGGTATTAAAAAGAGGCAATGAGGAATTTGTATTTTAA
- a CDS encoding helix-turn-helix domain-containing protein, which translates to MNAFEHYPPVLDVTHIQEILGIGRRQAYELVNSGDFHIVRIGRRIKILKTVFIQWLEGEMEE; encoded by the coding sequence ATGAATGCTTTTGAACATTACCCACCTGTATTAGATGTTACACACATTCAAGAAATTTTAGGAATTGGTAGAAGACAAGCATACGAACTCGTTAATTCAGGTGACTTTCATATAGTACGTATTGGAAGAAGAATTAAGATTTTAAAAACAGTTTTTATTCAATGGCTTGAAGGTGAAATGGAGGAATAA
- a CDS encoding cache domain-containing sensor histidine kinase — translation MKVRKVRIEDNLFNKMFVFITLSIIIPLALLGYLSYDRSKSQLEKVTSQLLQDNLELNKKQVNRLLKDAENESEKMVTSIQLQKLLQSHPPTSYEEEKAFINRISQLIAQLKGTYGVYVFPKQMKYYPNYLELINGSDFKPSTELMLKAFNLKEKGVWYHYWDETSKKPVLTYIRAVRSSYYYEPLGVIVLKIPDSLVREELSFPSSFKNYKTMIVDQDKNIISSENSLLYNEKFIPEGDWNTAETQLNDQGWNLITALPNKEVTGNIEQIKNFTMWIVIISIVVVTIYLAIIVRNFTIPIKALVTHMEKVRSGVLKHFHMDRSKKDEIGQLVGGFNQMITGMSELIEQTKKMESDKRKFELQTLNHQINPHFFYNTLDAIKWRAEKVDEKNIALMVTKLANLLRFSLNNNNEWTTVEREIEHAKNYLDIEKLRSNRLFKVFVQVDPTILKLEVIKLILQPIVENCIKHGISNLPEGKGKILLTVKRIEQDIIFIIEDNGPGLNSNLVDKERNSNHVHHGIGLKNVHKRLQLHFGTEYGIIVDEDHHEGFRVIVRHPVHEEE, via the coding sequence ATGAAAGTTAGAAAGGTAAGAATAGAAGATAATTTATTTAACAAAATGTTTGTCTTTATTACCTTATCCATTATTATTCCATTAGCATTATTAGGTTATTTATCATATGATCGATCTAAGTCTCAGTTAGAAAAGGTTACCTCTCAGCTTCTTCAAGACAATTTAGAATTGAATAAAAAGCAGGTTAATCGTTTATTAAAAGATGCAGAAAATGAATCAGAAAAAATGGTGACATCTATACAGTTACAAAAGCTCTTGCAAAGTCATCCGCCAACATCTTATGAAGAAGAAAAGGCTTTTATCAATCGGATCAGTCAACTTATTGCCCAATTAAAAGGGACGTACGGAGTATATGTCTTTCCAAAACAAATGAAATATTACCCGAATTATTTGGAGCTAATTAATGGGAGTGATTTTAAGCCAAGCACTGAATTGATGTTAAAAGCCTTTAATTTGAAAGAAAAAGGGGTTTGGTACCATTATTGGGATGAAACTTCAAAGAAGCCAGTTTTAACTTATATAAGAGCGGTTCGTTCATCCTATTATTACGAACCACTAGGTGTTATTGTTCTTAAGATTCCTGATTCACTTGTACGAGAGGAATTATCCTTCCCTTCTTCTTTTAAAAACTACAAAACAATGATTGTTGATCAAGATAAGAACATTATTTCAAGTGAAAACTCTTTGCTTTATAATGAAAAATTTATACCAGAAGGGGATTGGAATACAGCTGAAACTCAATTAAATGATCAGGGATGGAATTTAATTACTGCTCTGCCAAACAAAGAAGTGACAGGCAATATTGAACAAATAAAAAATTTTACTATGTGGATTGTCATAATCAGTATAGTGGTTGTTACGATCTATCTTGCTATTATTGTTCGTAATTTTACGATACCAATTAAAGCACTCGTCACACATATGGAAAAAGTTCGAAGTGGAGTATTAAAGCATTTCCATATGGACAGGTCTAAAAAAGATGAGATTGGGCAACTAGTTGGTGGGTTTAACCAAATGATTACAGGAATGTCTGAACTTATTGAACAAACAAAAAAGATGGAATCAGACAAGCGAAAATTTGAGCTTCAGACATTAAATCATCAAATAAATCCACATTTTTTTTATAATACATTAGATGCGATTAAGTGGAGAGCAGAAAAGGTAGATGAAAAAAATATCGCTTTAATGGTAACGAAATTAGCCAACTTACTTCGATTCAGTTTAAATAATAATAACGAGTGGACAACGGTTGAAAGAGAAATTGAGCATGCTAAGAATTATTTAGACATAGAAAAGCTCAGAAGTAATCGTTTATTTAAAGTATTTGTTCAGGTAGATCCAACGATTTTGAAATTAGAGGTCATTAAGCTAATCCTTCAACCAATCGTAGAAAATTGCATCAAGCATGGAATTAGTAACTTGCCAGAAGGTAAGGGGAAAATTCTGTTAACCGTTAAACGCATTGAACAGGATATTATCTTTATTATTGAAGATAATGGTCCAGGGCTGAATAGTAACCTAGTGGATAAAGAAAGAAATTCAAATCATGTGCATCATGGAATTGGGTTGAAAAATGTTCATAAACGACTTCAACTTCATTTTGGAACTGAGTATGGAATAATAGTTGATGAAGATCATCATGAAGGCTTTAGAGTGATCGTGCGGCATCCGGTTCATGAGGAAGAATAA
- a CDS encoding replication initiation factor — translation MIIKGIDTVEFGVEILDYFISAKNTLDILSSLKGKAQEEGKEYEVNLNGLNLKVHRNGIPFYSFTLSCNDFLIYFMDKEVKNTCPIKVRFLSTYLWSVGFNTAVNEFLSWVKGLDFNVVTTKLSRIDICVDSDELFFEEIDLPRMITRARGKVKHYVNDQFYNGRDFSGFTIGRGDPMLARIYNKSLEIKKSQKNWFYDLWKEKQWNSSDVWRVEFQIRRKCLKEFNINSIEEFSKKENNIWSYLTSQWLTMKVPNKDKNQSRWSLDPRWNIIQKADLNQIYSPAIRQKIKVGNTDQLLDQIAGLLISVGTLNDHDNLDITAEIAKRWTEMKLINKNTNFNEEKIERSKRFISIK, via the coding sequence TTGATCATAAAAGGGATTGATACTGTTGAATTTGGAGTAGAGATTTTAGATTATTTTATATCTGCAAAAAACACTCTTGATATTCTTTCATCTTTAAAAGGTAAAGCACAGGAAGAAGGAAAAGAATATGAAGTTAACTTAAATGGACTTAATCTAAAAGTTCATAGAAATGGGATACCTTTTTATTCGTTTACATTATCATGTAACGATTTCCTAATTTATTTCATGGATAAAGAAGTTAAAAATACCTGCCCTATTAAGGTACGTTTTTTATCTACATATCTTTGGTCAGTTGGATTTAATACTGCCGTAAATGAATTTTTAAGTTGGGTTAAAGGGTTAGATTTTAATGTAGTAACTACTAAACTATCAAGAATTGATATTTGTGTAGATAGTGATGAACTCTTTTTCGAAGAGATTGATTTGCCTAGAATGATCACTAGAGCTAGAGGAAAAGTAAAACATTACGTTAACGATCAATTTTACAACGGAAGAGATTTTAGTGGTTTTACAATCGGTCGTGGAGATCCTATGTTGGCTAGAATTTATAACAAATCGCTTGAAATAAAGAAATCTCAAAAAAATTGGTTTTATGACCTTTGGAAAGAGAAACAATGGAATAGTTCTGATGTTTGGAGAGTTGAATTTCAAATCAGAAGGAAATGTCTAAAAGAATTTAATATTAATTCAATCGAGGAATTTTCTAAAAAGGAAAATAACATTTGGTCTTATCTAACTTCTCAATGGTTAACAATGAAGGTACCTAACAAAGATAAAAATCAGAGTAGATGGTCTTTAGATCCACGATGGAATATTATCCAAAAGGCTGACTTAAATCAAATCTACTCTCCAGCAATAAGACAGAAGATCAAAGTCGGTAACACTGATCAATTATTAGATCAAATTGCTGGATTACTCATTTCAGTTGGTACATTAAATGACCACGACAATCTTGATATTACTGCGGAAATAGCGAAAAGATGGACTGAGATGAAATTAATTAATAAAAACACAAATTTTAACGAAGAGAAAATTGAGCGAAGTAAAAGATTCATTTCAATAAAATAA